The following are from one region of the Phycisphaerales bacterium genome:
- the mdh gene encoding malate dehydrogenase, translated as MPPSTSPTPRMNTSRPKISIIGAGNVGATCAHWAAAKELGDIVVLDIPDKEGVAQGKMLDLACCGPIERFDSNIIGTSDYADIAGSDVVVVTAGLPRKPGMSRDDLIETNVKIVKSVSENIKQHAPDSIVIVVSNPLDAMVYTAWKATGFPTNRIMGQAGALDVARFRTFIAWEIGCSVEDVQALLLGGHGDDMVPLPRLTSVHGIPVTSLLSEEKITACVERAKVGGGEVVKLMGTSAYYAPASGTIQMVEAIIKDKKRIIPSAVYCNDEFGGAAKGYFVGVPALLGKGGVEKVVDFEFQGGEKALFDESVSHVQDLVGIVQKMFPELT; from the coding sequence ATGCCCCCCAGCACCAGCCCCACCCCCAGGATGAACACCAGCCGCCCCAAGATCAGCATCATCGGGGCGGGCAACGTCGGCGCGACCTGCGCCCACTGGGCGGCGGCCAAGGAACTGGGCGACATCGTCGTGCTCGACATTCCCGATAAGGAAGGCGTGGCCCAGGGCAAGATGCTCGACCTGGCGTGCTGCGGGCCCATCGAGCGCTTCGACAGCAACATCATCGGCACCAGCGACTACGCCGACATCGCCGGCAGCGACGTGGTGGTGGTGACGGCGGGCCTGCCGCGCAAGCCGGGCATGAGCCGCGACGATTTGATCGAGACCAACGTCAAGATCGTCAAGAGCGTCAGCGAGAACATCAAGCAGCACGCGCCCGACTCGATCGTCATCGTCGTGAGCAATCCGCTGGACGCCATGGTCTACACGGCGTGGAAGGCCACGGGCTTTCCGACCAACCGCATCATGGGCCAGGCCGGCGCGCTCGACGTGGCGCGCTTCCGCACGTTCATCGCCTGGGAGATCGGCTGCTCGGTCGAGGACGTGCAGGCGTTGCTGCTGGGCGGCCACGGCGACGACATGGTGCCCCTGCCGCGCCTGACCAGCGTGCACGGCATCCCGGTGACCAGCCTCTTGAGCGAAGAGAAGATCACCGCGTGCGTCGAGCGCGCCAAGGTGGGCGGCGGCGAGGTCGTCAAGCTCATGGGCACCAGCGCGTACTACGCGCCCGCCAGCGGCACCATCCAGATGGTCGAGGCGATCATCAAGGACAAGAAGCGCATCATCCCCAGCGCCGTCTACTGCAACGACGAGTTCGGCGGGGCGGCCAAGGGCTACTTCGTGGGCGTGCCGGCGCTGCTGGGCAAGGGCGGCGTGGAGAAGGTGGTCGACTTCGAGTTCCAGGGCGGCGAGAAGGCCCTGTTCGACGAGAGCGTCAGCCACGTGCAGGACCTGGTGGGCATCGTGCAGAAGATGTTCCCCGAGCTCACGTAA
- a CDS encoding DUF4041 domain-containing protein — protein sequence MTLLLGVLLAAAVPALVWLGVLLILARREATKAREHAGRVEDENAKLSAANQRLAKWTSVADADDMARQLIEDAKKKLAEAEDDARILVERAQHDYDQALANADDEAAQQTAEARAAAREATERARTELATAREQAARIIASANERAEQIAGKAYDAVRNAEHYEKTAKAMKNIIDGYGDAYLKPADSLLDDLAEEFSHKDGGKQLKLARDTTKSMVKGQIAAECDYKDPGRRDMAIAFVLDAFNGKVDSILSRVKHDNMGTLEQEIKDAFTIVNHGGQAFRNARLTMPYLNARLAELRWAVIVQELKKIDREEQRRIREQIREEQKAMREYAKAMRDAEKEESTLRKAMARAQQQIDKATAEQRALYEAQLAELNAKLAEAEEKNQRAISMAQQTKRGHVYIISNVGSFGENIYKIGLTRRLEPLDRVKELGDASVPFDFDVHAVIWAEDAPALETQLHKHFLLHQVNKVNHRKEFFLAQLADIRQEIEALGIEAKWTMASEAQQYRETLAIERAIENDPEAREQWLNRQLTLDPVEWAEDGELVGAEEE from the coding sequence ATGACGTTGCTGCTTGGAGTGTTACTGGCCGCCGCCGTGCCGGCACTGGTGTGGCTGGGGGTGCTGCTGATCCTGGCCAGGCGTGAAGCGACGAAGGCCCGCGAGCACGCCGGGCGGGTCGAGGATGAGAACGCGAAGCTCTCCGCCGCGAATCAGCGTCTGGCCAAGTGGACGTCGGTGGCCGACGCCGACGACATGGCGCGGCAACTGATCGAGGATGCGAAGAAGAAACTGGCCGAGGCCGAGGACGACGCGCGCATCCTCGTCGAGCGCGCCCAGCACGACTACGACCAGGCGCTCGCCAACGCCGACGACGAGGCGGCGCAGCAGACCGCCGAGGCCCGCGCGGCCGCCAGGGAAGCGACGGAGCGCGCCCGGACCGAACTGGCCACCGCGCGCGAGCAGGCGGCCCGCATCATCGCCAGCGCCAACGAGCGCGCCGAGCAGATCGCCGGAAAGGCCTACGACGCCGTGCGCAACGCCGAGCACTACGAGAAGACGGCCAAGGCGATGAAGAACATCATCGACGGCTACGGCGACGCGTACCTCAAGCCCGCCGACAGCCTGCTGGACGACCTCGCCGAGGAGTTCTCGCACAAGGACGGCGGCAAGCAGTTGAAGCTGGCCCGCGACACAACGAAGAGCATGGTCAAGGGGCAGATCGCCGCCGAGTGCGATTACAAGGACCCCGGCCGGCGCGACATGGCCATCGCCTTCGTGCTGGACGCCTTCAACGGCAAGGTCGACTCGATCCTCTCACGCGTGAAGCACGACAACATGGGCACGCTCGAGCAGGAGATCAAGGACGCCTTCACCATCGTCAACCACGGCGGCCAGGCCTTCCGCAATGCGCGGCTCACGATGCCGTACCTCAACGCGCGTCTGGCCGAGCTGCGCTGGGCGGTGATCGTGCAGGAGCTCAAGAAGATCGACCGCGAGGAGCAGCGGCGCATCCGCGAGCAGATCCGCGAAGAACAGAAGGCCATGCGCGAGTACGCCAAGGCCATGCGCGACGCCGAGAAGGAGGAGTCCACGCTCCGCAAGGCGATGGCCAGGGCCCAGCAGCAGATCGACAAGGCGACGGCCGAGCAGCGGGCCCTGTACGAGGCCCAGCTCGCCGAGTTGAACGCCAAGCTGGCCGAGGCCGAGGAGAAGAACCAGCGGGCGATCTCGATGGCCCAGCAGACCAAGCGCGGGCACGTCTACATCATCTCGAACGTGGGCAGCTTCGGCGAGAACATCTACAAGATCGGCCTGACCCGGCGGCTCGAACCGCTCGACCGCGTGAAGGAACTTGGCGACGCGAGCGTGCCGTTCGACTTCGACGTGCACGCGGTCATCTGGGCCGAGGACGCCCCCGCGCTCGAGACCCAACTCCACAAGCACTTCCTGCTGCACCAGGTCAACAAGGTCAACCACCGCAAGGAGTTCTTCCTCGCCCAGCTCGCCGACATCCGCCAGGAGATCGAGGCCCTGGGCATCGAGGCCAAGTGGACCATGGCCAGCGAGGCCCAGCAGTACCGCGAGACGCTGGCCATCGAGCGGGCGATCGAGAATGATCCAGAGGCCCGCGAGCAGTGGCTCAACCGGCAGTTGACGCTGGATCCGGTGGAGTGGGCGGAGGATGGGGAGTTGGTGGGGGCGGAGGAGGAGTAA
- a CDS encoding MFS transporter, with product MPVSPPESTVEHATKPAPDAPDLLPARPDGPSPFYGPIIAAACTIALVATAPGQTVVVSQFNESFTTTLGLSATQLSAAYLIGTVTAAMPLTFVGAIADKFGPRRVMFVIALLFGGACIAAGQARSLPVLTLCFFGLRFLGQGSLSMLSGHILALWYERKLGTINGLKMVFAQGGFALTPLIAIGLIQWVGWRWAYAALGVLVWLIVLPLAAFVLRDRPEEKGQQIDGDAAPHEPDESATPEKPKHPDPAFTLKQTISTRAFWILAGAMVLSGFTGTALLFHAQPILIARGLDPALSAAMSMSWALAVAALVLPVGYLADRVPPRGLLAVAALLMAASPGLVIVADTAVLLCAAMALYGMAMAIGTAVGVPTVARYFGRRHHGSIRGFLTFLGVAGTGLGPVVLGVSLDYSGSFTIGLAACAALAVFLAGASLTLKRPVAQGVAAA from the coding sequence ATGCCAGTTTCTCCGCCAGAGTCCACCGTCGAGCACGCAACCAAGCCCGCGCCCGACGCCCCGGACCTGCTGCCGGCCCGGCCCGACGGGCCGAGCCCCTTCTACGGCCCCATCATCGCCGCCGCGTGCACCATCGCCCTGGTCGCCACCGCGCCCGGGCAGACGGTCGTCGTCAGCCAGTTCAACGAGTCGTTCACCACCACCCTGGGCCTGAGCGCCACCCAGCTCAGCGCGGCGTACCTCATCGGCACCGTCACGGCCGCCATGCCGCTGACCTTCGTGGGGGCGATCGCCGACAAGTTCGGCCCGCGCCGCGTGATGTTCGTCATCGCGCTTCTCTTCGGCGGCGCGTGCATCGCCGCGGGCCAGGCCCGCTCGCTGCCCGTGCTGACGCTGTGCTTCTTCGGGCTGCGGTTCTTAGGTCAGGGCTCGCTCAGCATGCTCAGCGGGCACATATTGGCCTTGTGGTATGAGCGCAAGCTCGGCACGATCAACGGGCTGAAGATGGTCTTCGCCCAGGGCGGCTTCGCCCTCACGCCGCTCATCGCCATCGGGCTGATCCAATGGGTCGGCTGGCGCTGGGCTTACGCGGCGCTGGGCGTCCTGGTCTGGCTCATCGTCCTGCCGCTGGCGGCGTTCGTGCTGCGCGACCGCCCCGAAGAGAAGGGCCAGCAAATCGACGGCGACGCCGCGCCGCACGAGCCCGATGAGTCTGCAACTCCCGAGAAGCCGAAGCACCCCGATCCGGCGTTCACGCTGAAGCAGACCATCTCGACGCGCGCCTTCTGGATCCTCGCGGGTGCGATGGTCCTCAGCGGCTTCACCGGCACGGCGCTCCTGTTCCACGCCCAGCCGATCCTGATTGCCCGCGGCCTGGACCCGGCCCTCTCGGCGGCGATGAGCATGAGCTGGGCCCTGGCCGTCGCCGCGCTCGTGCTGCCCGTTGGCTACCTGGCCGACCGCGTGCCCCCGCGCGGCCTGCTGGCGGTCGCCGCGCTGCTCATGGCCGCCAGCCCGGGGCTGGTCATCGTCGCCGACACGGCCGTGCTCTTGTGCGCGGCGATGGCGCTGTACGGCATGGCGATGGCCATCGGCACGGCGGTGGGGGTGCCAACGGTCGCCCGCTACTTCGGCCGCCGCCACCACGGCAGCATCCGCGGCTTCCTGACTTTTCTGGGCGTCGCCGGCACGGGCTTGGGCCCGGTCGTGTTGGGGGTCAGTTTGGACTATTCCGGCTCGTTCACCATCGGCCTCGCCGCGTGCGCGGCGCTGGCGGTTTTTCTCGCTGGCGCGAGTTTGACGCTGAAGCGTCCAGTGGCCCAGGGTGTCGCGGCAGCCTGA